A single genomic interval of Helianthus annuus cultivar XRQ/B chromosome 13, HanXRQr2.0-SUNRISE, whole genome shotgun sequence harbors:
- the LOC110900055 gene encoding 1-aminocyclopropane-1-carboxylate oxidase homolog 1 — translation MGFFQVVNHGIPLSVMNEALQGVRRFHEQDVEIKKRFYTRDASRPVVYNSNFDLYTSPTANWRDTFFSFMAPSPPPPEELPEVCRDIQIEYSNQVLKLGGLLFRLISEALGLKPSYLGDLDCDKGLTFFGHCYPACPQPNLTMGTTEHTDTGFLTVLLQDEIGGLQILHQNQWVDVPPTPGALVINIGDLLQMMSNDKLKSVEHRVVANEKGPRVSVACFFSSSLAPLTKLYGPIKELVSDENPPKYRETTVHDYMQYSLSTALDGAPRLLHLKL, via the exons ATGGGGTTTTTTCAAGTGGTGAACCACGGAATCCCATTGAGTGTGATGAACGAGGCGCTACAAGGCGTTCGTAGATTTCATGAACAAGATGTGGAGATTAAAAAACGGTTTTACACTAGAGATGCGTCGAGGCCCGTGGTGTATAATAGCAATTTCGATTTGTATACTTCTCCCACGGCGAACTGGAGAGACACATTTTTTTCATTCATGGCTCCATCGCCCCCACCCCCGGAAGAATTGCCAGAGGTTTGTAGAGACATTCAAATCGAGTACTCAAATCAAGTGCTGAAACTAGGCGGCTTATTGTTTCGGTTGATCTCAGAGGCCTTAGGTCTAAAACCAAGTTACTTGGGAGATCTGGATTGTGACAAGGGGCTCACATTCTTCGGCCATTGTTACCCTGCCTGTCCACAACCAAATCTAACCATGGGTACAACCGAACATACAGACACCGGTTTCCTAACTGTGCTTCTACAAGATGAAATCGGAGGGCTCCAAATACTTcatcaaaatcaatgggttgatGTTCCACCTACACCGGGTGCGCTTGTTATCAACATCGGTGATCTATTGCAG ATGATGTCTAACGACAAATTGAAAAGTGTGGAGCATAGAGTGGTGGCAAATGAGAAAGGGCCGAGGGTGTCGGTGGCGTGTTTTTTCAGCAGCTCGTTAGCTCCATTGACGAAGCTATATGGACCTATCAAGGAGTTGGTTTCCGATGAGAACCCACCGAAGTACAGGGAAACCACTGTTCATGACTACATGCAGTATTCCTTGTCTACAGCACTTGATGGTGCTCCTCGTTTACTTCATTTGAAGCTTTAA
- the LOC118485918 gene encoding folylpolyglutamate synthase-like, whose product MELNELAAAALCYDYDEGPKLKAKEKVQTKCFTFPYPGRAYDEAMDALSSTITKKSRSRKPVSDHRFERVFDYVKILDLEK is encoded by the exons ATGGAATTGA ATGAACTAGCAGCTGCAGCATTATGTTATGATTATGACGAGGGCCCTAAACTG AAAGCTAAGGAGAAGGTGCAAACGAAATGCTTTACTTTTCCTTATCCCGGAAGAG CTTATGATGAAGCCATGGATGCTTTGTCTTCTACCATCACCAAAAAGAGTCGTTCTCGTAAACCAGTCTCTGACCATAGATTTGAGCGGGTGTTTGACTATGTTAAG ATTTTGGATTTGGAGAAGTAG
- the LOC110902169 gene encoding uncharacterized protein LOC110902169 — protein sequence MNFLSVNIRGLGGSCKPGWIKDLRRAYGINFVAIQESKQSMVSVSELKKFWGSGSFGMEVVDSVGLSGGLICLWDDQLFKVRSSAKNRNFIHIKGELVGSGVILNFLNVYAPQGVSAKGDLWNLLADIINCNSGQWVLGGDFNAVRFREERRNCSFKPTCASSFNSFIFNVGLREYHLRGRAFTWQSDNGKKNLVN from the coding sequence ATGAATTTTCTTTCTGTGAATATTAGAGGGTTAGGGGGTAGCTGTAAACCTGGTTGGATTAAGGATCTCAGACGTGCTTACGGTATCAACTTTGTGGCTATTCAAGAATCGAAGCAGAGTATGGTTTCTGTCTCAGAGTTAAAAAAGTTTTGGGGTTCTGGTTCTTTCGGTATGGAAGTGGTTGATTCGGTTGGTCTCTCGGGGGGTCTTATTTGCTTGTGGGACGATCAGTTGTTTAAGGTCAGAAGTTCGGCCAAGAACAGAAACTTCATCCACATCAAAGGTGAGTTGGTGGGTAGCGGAGTTATCCTGAACTTTTTGAATGTGTACGCTCCTCAAGGTGTCTCGGCTAAGGGTGACTTATGGAATTTATTGGCTGATATCATCAATTGTAACAGCGGTCAGTGGGTCCTCGGGGGTGATTTCAATGCGGTTCGCTTCAGGGAAGAGAGGAGGAACTGCTCATTTAAGCCAACCTGTGCCAGTAGCTTCAATTCTTTTATTTTCAACGTCGGGCTTCGGGAATATCATTTGAGAGGTAGAGCCTTTACCTGGCAATCTGATAATGGGAAAAAAAACTTAGTAAATTAG